The Paramisgurnus dabryanus chromosome 3, PD_genome_1.1, whole genome shotgun sequence genome includes a window with the following:
- the msrb1a gene encoding methionine-R-sulfoxide reductase B1-A gives MSFCSFSKGEFFKDHFETGIYVCSKCGYELFSSKSKYEHSSPWPAFTETIHENSLSKQEERRGAYKVKCGKCGNGLGHEFVNDGPKRGVSRFUIFSSSLKFIPKVKNDQQ, from the exons ATGTCTTTCTGTTCATTCTCGAAAGGGGAGTTTTTTAAGGATCACTTTGAAACTG GCATATATGTTTGTTCAAAATGTGGATATGAGCTGTTTTCCAGCAAGTCTAAATATGAACATTCATCACCCTGGCCAGCCTTCACCGAAACTATCCATGAGAACAGTCTGTCCAAACAAGAAGAGAGACGGGGCGCCTATAAG GTTAAATGTGGTAAATGCGGTAACGGTCTTGGTCACGAGTTCGTAAATGATGGACCCAAACGTGGTGTCTCACGCTTTTGAATATTCAGCAGCTCTCTGAAGTTCATTCCTAAAG TTAAGAATGATCAACAGTAG
- the rps2 gene encoding small ribosomal subunit protein uS5 — MADDAGGRGGFRGGFGTGGRGRGRGRGRGRGRGRGARGGKSEDKEWVPVTKLGRLVKDMKIKTLEEIYLYSLPIKESEIIDFFLGSALKDEVLKIMPVQKQTRAGQRTRFKAFVAIGDYNGHVGLGVKCSKEVATAIRGAIILAKLSIIPVRRGYWGNKIGKPHTVPCKVTGRCGSVLVRLIPAPRGTGIVSAPVPKKLLMMAGIDDCYTSARGCTATLGNFAKATFDAISKTYSYLTPDLWKETVFTKSPYQEFTDHLAKTHTRVSVQRTQGALQAPS, encoded by the exons ATGGCGGACGACGCCGGTGGTAGAGGAGGTTTTCGTGGAGGTTTCGGCACTGGCGGCCGGGGTCGCGGTCGTGGACGCGGCAGAGGCCGTGGAAGAGGCCGCGGTGCCCGGGGAGGCAAATCTGAGGATAAGGAG TGGGTGCCCGTGACCAAACTTGGTCGTCTGGTGAAGGACATGAAGATTAAGACTTTGGAAGAGATCTACCTGTATTCTCTGCCGATCAAG GAGTCTGAGATCATCGACTTCTTCCTGGGTTCAGCGCTGAAGGATGAGGTTCTGAAAATCATGCCTGTCCAGAAACAGACCAGGGCTGGTCAGCGTACCAGGTTTAAG GCCTTTGTTGCTATCGGTGACTACAATGGCCATGTTGGTCTGGGCGTGAAGTGCTCCAAAGAGGTAGCCACAGCTATCCGTGGAGCCATCATCCTGGCCAAGTTGTCCATCATTCCCGTCAGACGAGGCTACTGGGGTAACAAGATCGGCAAGCCACACACCGTGCCATGCAAG GTGACCGGTCGCTGTGGTTCAGTCCTGGTGCGTCTCATTCCCGCCCCCCGTGGTACCGGTATTGTGTCTGCTCCCGTGCCCAAGAAACTGCTGATGATGGCTGGTATTGATGATTGCTACACCTCTGCCAGGGGCTGCACTGCCACCTTGGGCAACTTTG CCAAGGCTACCTTTGACGCAATCTCAAAGACCTACAGCTACCTGACTCCTGATCTCTGGAAGGAAACCGTGTTTACAAAGTCTCCTTACCAG GAATTCACTGATCATCTGGCCAAGACTCATACCAGGGTCTCCGTTCAGAGAACACAGGGAGCTCTTCAGGCACCCTCCTAA
- the LOC135768341 gene encoding immunoglobulin superfamily member 6, which yields MSIFNITFLVLISVWSICGCKVDVQQSKKVMRRKEQTSISIPCSVNISNCAGYGFDQLDIFWYMFHKDRHYQIDWNKQPDKYMLEDQNLNINFVSKNDCGVYYCAAALGNEAKSGAQAFGQGSTLIVTERGLNVRQTLLLTLLILLLAYSLIVLGIIICIKTGKIYLICKGRWGKTKQDHSRQVIFSGVVQELYKRNLGGDKIQAHCNVSQQKAKGQQTLDRNEDIYANYDE from the exons ATGAGCATTTTCAACATCACTTTCCTTGTCTTGATCTCAG TTTGGTCTATTTGTGGATGCAAGGTAGATGTCCAGCAGTCAAAAAAAGTGATGAGAAGGAAAGAGCAAACGTCTATCTCTATTCCCTGCTCTGTTAACATATCCAACTGCGCAGGTTATGGATTTGACCAACTAGATATCTTCTGGTATATGTTCCACAAAGACCGCCACTACCAGATAGATTGGAATAAACAACCAGACAAGTACATGCTGGAGGATCAAAATTTAAATATCAACTTTGTGTCCAAAAACGATTGTGGAGTATATTACTGTGCAGCTGCTCTGGGTAATGAGGCAAAGAGTGGGGCGCAGGCATTTGGGCAAGGAAGTACTCTGATTGTGACAG AAAGGGGTCTTAATGTTCGTCAGACTCTATTGTTGACATTGCTCATCCTACTGCTTGCTTACAGCCTCATTGTCTTGGGTATTATCATCTGCATAAAG actGGAAAAATCTATTTAATCTGTAAAGGAAGATGGGGAAAAACCAAG CAGGACCATTCTAGGCAAGTGATTTTCAGTGGAGTAGTGCAAGAACTATACAAGAGGAACTTAGGGGGTGACAAAATTCAGGCACACTGCAACGTTTCTCAACAAAAG GCTAAAGGTCAACAAACACTGGACAGGAATGAAGATATTTACGCAAATTATGATGAGTAA
- the fahd1 gene encoding oxaloacetate tautomerase FAHD1, mitochondrial isoform X2 has product MSARNIARFWEWGRKIICVGRNYADHAIELKNAIPTEPVLFLKPPSAYIREGSPILVPYYSSNLHHEVELGVVIGKGGTSISQSSAMDHVAGYVLCLDMTARDSQDECKSKGLPWTLAKAFDTSCPISDFIPKEKIPNPESINLWLKVNNIMRQNGNTSQMIFSIPYLINYISKIISLEEGDLILTGTPKGVSSVQVHDELQAGIDDIVTMTFKVDRKS; this is encoded by the coding sequence ATGAGCGCAAGGAATATCGCTCGTTTCTGGGAATGGGGAAGAAAGATTATCTGCGTCGGGAGAAACTATGCAGATCATGCCATCGAGCTCAAAAACGCAATTCCTACCGAACCCGTGCTATTTCTGAAACCCCCATCGGCTTACATTAGAGAAGGGTCTCCTATTCTGGTCCCCTACTACTCCAGTAACCTACATCATGAAGTTGAACTAGGGGTGGTCATTGGCAAAGGGGGAACTTCTATTTCCCAGTCATCAGCTATGGACCATGTGGCTGGATATGTCTTGTGCTTGGACATGACAGCTCGGGACAGTCAGGACGAATGCAAGTCCAAAGGTCTTCCATGGACCTTGGCCAAAGCGTTCGACACCTCGTGTCCCATAAGTGACTTCATTCCAAAGGAGAAGATCCCAAACCCGGAAAGCATCAATTTGTGGTTGAAAGTGAACAATATTATGAGACAGAATGGAAACACATCTCAGATGATCTTCTCTATCCCATATCTCATAAACTACATCAGTAAGATTATATCTTTGGAGGAAGGTGATCTTATTCTCACTGGTACCCCAAAAGGAGTGTCCAGTGTCCAGGTGCATGATGAACTTCAAGCTGGGATTGATGACATTGTGACCATGACATTTAAAGTTGATAGAaaaagttga
- the fahd1 gene encoding oxaloacetate tautomerase FAHD1, mitochondrial isoform X1, whose protein sequence is MAYRAKQDICIKLYMVCGFKMSARNIARFWEWGRKIICVGRNYADHAIELKNAIPTEPVLFLKPPSAYIREGSPILVPYYSSNLHHEVELGVVIGKGGTSISQSSAMDHVAGYVLCLDMTARDSQDECKSKGLPWTLAKAFDTSCPISDFIPKEKIPNPESINLWLKVNNIMRQNGNTSQMIFSIPYLINYISKIISLEEGDLILTGTPKGVSSVQVHDELQAGIDDIVTMTFKVDRKS, encoded by the exons ATGGCATATCGGGCGAAACAGGATATCTGCATTAAATTGTATATG GTCTGTGGATTCAAAATGAGCGCAAGGAATATCGCTCGTTTCTGGGAATGGGGAAGAAAGATTATCTGCGTCGGGAGAAACTATGCAGATCATGCCATCGAGCTCAAAAACGCAATTCCTACCGAACCCGTGCTATTTCTGAAACCCCCATCGGCTTACATTAGAGAAGGGTCTCCTATTCTGGTCCCCTACTACTCCAGTAACCTACATCATGAAGTTGAACTAGGGGTGGTCATTGGCAAAGGGGGAACTTCTATTTCCCAGTCATCAGCTATGGACCATGTGGCTGGATATGTCTTGTGCTTGGACATGACAGCTCGGGACAGTCAGGACGAATGCAAGTCCAAAGGTCTTCCATGGACCTTGGCCAAAGCGTTCGACACCTCGTGTCCCATAAGTGACTTCATTCCAAAGGAGAAGATCCCAAACCCGGAAAGCATCAATTTGTGGTTGAAAGTGAACAATATTATGAGACAGAATGGAAACACATCTCAGATGATCTTCTCTATCCCATATCTCATAAACTACATCAGTAAGATTATATCTTTGGAGGAAGGTGATCTTATTCTCACTGGTACCCCAAAAGGAGTGTCCAGTGTCCAGGTGCATGATGAACTTCAAGCTGGGATTGATGACATTGTGACCATGACATTTAAAGTTGATAGAaaaagttga
- the kdelr2a gene encoding ER lumen protein-retaining receptor 2 has product MNVFRLLGDISHLAAIIILLLKIWKTRSCAGISGKSQILFALVFTTRYLDLLTSFISLYNTSMKVIYIGCAYATVYLIYAKFRATYDGNHDTFRVEFLVVPVGGLSFLVNHDFSPLEILWTFSIYLESVAILPQLFMISKTGEAETITTHYLFCLGVYRALYLFNWIWRFYFEGFFDMIAIVAGVVQTILYCDFFYLYVTKVLKGKKLSLPA; this is encoded by the exons ATGAACGTCTTCAGATTACTTGGAGATATTTCTCATTTAGCCGCCATCATTATCCTGCTTCTCAAGATATGGAAGACCAGGTCTTGCGCAG GTATTTCTGGAAAGAGCCAGATACTCTTTGCCTTGGTTTTCACCACAAGATACCTGGACCTCCTAACGTCCTTCATCTCTCTATACAACACAAGCATGAAG GTTATTTACATTGGATGTGCGTATGCCACAGTCTACCTGATCTATGCAAAGTTCAGGGCAACTTACGATGGAAACCACGATACTTTCCGAGTTGAATTTCTAGTTGTTCCGGTCGGTGGTCTCTCTTTTCTGGTCAACCACGACTTCTCCCCACTGGAG ATCCTGTGGACCTTTTCCATCTACCTTGAGTCAGTGGCCATCCTGCCCCAACTCTTTATGATCAGCAAGACCGGTGAGGCCGAGACCATCACGACCCATTATCTGTTCTGTCTGGGGGTCTACCGTGCCCTCTACCTCTTCAACTGGATTTGGAGATTCTACTTTGAGGGCTTCTTTGACATGATTGCCATCGTGGCTGGTGTCGTCCAGACTATTCTCTATTGTGACTTCTTCTACCTTTACGTCACAAAAG TGCTGAAAGGAAAGAAGCTGAGTCTACCAGCATAA
- the ndufb10 gene encoding NADH dehydrogenase [ubiquinone] 1 beta subcomplex subunit 10, with amino-acid sequence MPEDHDKDVYPEPPRQTPVVDKQTALPNPALILSKLFYYSVDLPVTKFRGVIEGIQGEKKSHYYHQKFRRVPELTECQEGDYLCYYEAEMQWRRDYKVDQEIVKVVQERLRACQQREGPSYRQNCAKELQQFDQVSKSFQSRYGDLGAYASSRKCLMKQKERMMAEAQKA; translated from the exons ATGCCGGAGGATCACGATAAAGATGTTTATCCCGAGCCTCCCCGTCAGACTCCAGTGGTGGATAAACAAACGGCCCTTCCGAATCCAGCATTAATATTGTCAAAGCTCTTCTATTACTCTGTGGATCTGCCTGTGACCAAATTCAGAG GCGTTATTGAAGGCATCCAGGGTGAAAAGAAATCCCATTACTATCATCAGAAGTTTCGCCGTGTTCCTGAACTGACTGAATGCCAGGAAGGAGATTACCTGTGCTACTATGAGGCTGAGATGCAGTGGAGGAGAGATTA CAAAGTGGATCAGGAGATCGTGAAAGTGGTCCAGGAGCGTCTCAGGGCCTGTCAGCAGCGAGAGGGACCCAGTTACAGACAAAACTGTGCCAAAGAGCTGCAGCAGTTTGATCAAGTTTCTAAATCCTTTCAATCACGCT ATGGGGATCTGGGCGCGTACGCCAGCTCACGTAAATGTCTGATGAAGCAGAAGGAGAGAATGATGGCAgaagcacagaaagcataa